The Microcystis aeruginosa NIES-843 sequence AGCCCGGCGCGGGCAGCAGCTTTATGAGTCTGGTATTCGCCAGCAAGTGGAAGCGGGCAACGAGGGCAAAATTGTGGCAATTGACATCGAAACCGGGGATTTTGAGGTTGATGAAACCGTTATGGGTGCAACCGAGCGCCTATTTGAGCGCCGGCCGGATGCCCAGCCTTGGGGAATTCGGATTGGGTATCCCGCCGTTTATCATTTTGGTTCGAGAAGCCTGAAAAAGAACTAATGATATACGGAGTCGTAAATTGGCGGCGTGAAGCCACACTCCCTTTGGTAGTTGCTAACTCAATCGGGCAAAGAGAAGTCATAAAAACCGTTATTGATACGGGATTCGATGGGTTTTTATCTTTACCATCAGAAATCATTGCTCGTCTTGAACTACCCTGGACTATCTCGAATCTAGCAACCCTGGGGGATGGTAGTCAAGTATTATTTGACTTTTATGCTGGCACTGTTATTTGGGATGGGCAGTACCGCACGATTGATATTGCAGAATCGGAGACAGAACCACTGCTAGGATTGGCTATGCTCTATGGCTATCGCTTACAAGTCGATAATATTGAGGGCGGTATTGTTAAAATTGAAGAGCTATGATTCGTGGTGAGGCTTTGTCTAACTATTCGCTGTACTTGGACGGACGAATGATCGCTGCCGGTGTTGAACGAGAGGGATCGCGTCCGCCCGTAAGCTCATGGCCGTTGATGACTTCTCTTGGGGTGAAGGGGATTCATCCATACCCAAACTAAACTGCGGCCAGTAAATTAGTAAATAAAATGTCAAAAATGGTTCTTCGGTTGGTGCTATGCGATGGACGGAGTTATAAGGGATGAAACCTTTATAGAGAAGGACATTGATGCGATTTTTGTCAATTGTTTTCGATCTAGAACGAACTAATCAATAGAACTCTTGCCAGATAAGGATTTAGTCGATTTATGCCACCCTATTGAACCATACCAAGTAACGAAGAACCTCAAAAATTAAAAGTCCTCTGCGCTATCCAGGGGGGAAATCCCGGGCAATTAAGCAAATTCTGCCGCAAATTCCTGTGAATATTAGGGAATATCGAGGGCTCTTCGGTTTGTGTTATGCAATGGACGGGGGTTATAAGGGATGAAACCCTTATATAGAAAGACATTGCTGCGATTTTTGCCAATTGTTTTCGATCTAGAGCGAACTAATCAATTAAGTCTCTTGCCAGATAAGGATTCAGTCGATTTATGCCCCCATATCGAACCATACTAAGTAACGAAGAACCATATCGAGAACCTTTTTTTGGTGGGGGTTCTGTATTTTTTGCTGTTAAGCAACTCTTTGATCAACAAATAAAAACCTATTGGATTAATGACTTAAATTATGATTTATATTGTTTCTGGCAATGCGCTCAAGAAAATATTGAGTTATTGGTAGCAAAAATAACAGAAATTAAACAGGAATATGATAATGGACGAGAATTATTTCAAGATTTGACAAGGGAAGATTTAAAGTTAACCGACTTTGAGAAAGCGGTGCGTTTTTTTATTTTAAATCGGATTACTTTTTCGGGAACAGTGGATTCTGGTGGCTATTCCCAAGCGGCTTTTACCAGTAGATTTACTGATTCATCAATTGCCAGATTAACTCAAATTGCGCCGTTATTAGCATCGGTCAAAATTACTAACCAAGACTACGAAGAATTATTATTTGCTGAGGGAAAAGAAGTTTTTATCTTCCTCGATCCCCCCTACTATAGTGCCACAAAATCCCGTTTATACGGCGTAAGAGGGAATTTACATACCAGCTTCGATCATCAACGTTTTGCCGATAATATGCGTCAATGTCAGGCTAAATGGTTAATTACCTACGATGATTGTCCAGAGATACGAAAACTCTTTGATTTTGCCCATATTATCGAGTGGAATCTTCAGTATGGCATGAATAATTATAAACAAGGAGCGGCGGCATCCGGCAGAGAATTAATGATCAAAAATTATTAGTGCCAGATTGTAGTGGAGTATTTATCTACCATAATTTAGCCGGCATTATTGATGAAGATTTGGAAAAATCCTCAGCAGCCTTGCTAAGTAGTCATGCAAAATTAATTACCCAAATAAAAAATTAAGAAGTATAATACATAAAAAAACGAAGCAGCAGGAAAATACAATGAGATTGATTAGAGACCTAAACCCCGAGAGCCAGAAAATGCTAGAGAGAATTTATCGAGCTAGTAAACATCATCAAGTAAGAGAGCGAGCGAAATGTATACTCTTAAGTTTTCAGGGAACCACGATAGAAGAATTGAGCGGAATATTTGGAGTTACGAGAAAGACCATCTATAATGGGAGCATCTCACTTACGCGATAAGTAATTATACTTAGCCTAAAAGCCACTCTTAATCGTGTCTTGGAACGAAATAGAGGCTTTTAAAGACTGCGTACATGGAGAATTAAAACAAGAATTACCCTCGAAAAGCCTATTTTTCCACTAAGTATTTATGCTCATTGCAAAGGTGAGATGCTCCCTCTATAATTGGTTGACGGCCTGGGAAGATAGAAAACTAATTGGTTTTTATAATCGTCGAGGAAGAGGGAGAAAACCTAAATTGACAGAAGCACAAGGTCAACAAGTTATTGACTGGGTAAAAGAAGAACCGAAAAGCTTAAAAAAAATCCAGATAAAAATTGTAGAAGAAGGGAAATTAACCGTAAGCAAAGACAAGATAAAAAGACTCATAAAAAAAATCAACATGAGGTGGAAAAGGGTGAGAAGAGGGGTCGCCAAAACCCCTGATGAGTGGGAGCTTGAGGTCAAACTACCTATTTTAGAAGAACTAAAAAAACAGGAAAAAAGAGGAGAGATTGAGATAGGATATTTGGATGAA is a genomic window containing:
- a CDS encoding DNA adenine methylase — its product is MPPYRTILSNEEPYREPFFGGGSVFFAVKQLFDQQIKTYWINDLNYDLYCFWQCAQENIELLVAKITEIKQEYDNGRELFQDLTREDLKLTDFEKAVRFFILNRITFSGTVDSGGYSQAAFTSRFTDSSIARLTQIAPLLASVKITNQDYEELLFAEGKEVFIFLDPPYYSATKSRLYGVRGNLHTSFDHQRFADNMRQCQAKWLITYDDCPEIRKLFDFAHIIEWNLQYGMNNYKQGAAASGRELMIKNY